A part of Mycolicibacterium sp. TUM20985 genomic DNA contains:
- a CDS encoding DUF1707 SHOCT-like domain-containing protein — MSNGASRSGSMRAADTDRIAVAQLLTDAAAQGRLDIDEYEERLKKAYAAQTIDELDRLSADLPGIATTAPVIGPGVPAPSTLLLAIMSGFERRGRWNVPKRLTSVAVFGGGVIDLRYADFTATDVEIHSYSIFGGQTILLPPEVNVDVHGIGVMGSFDHVGEEGSPGAPHITIRGFSLWGSVGVRRKKRKAPPED; from the coding sequence ATGAGCAATGGAGCGTCGCGATCCGGATCGATGCGAGCTGCCGACACCGATCGCATTGCGGTGGCGCAGTTGCTGACTGATGCCGCCGCCCAGGGTCGTCTCGACATCGATGAGTACGAGGAGCGCCTCAAGAAGGCGTACGCCGCTCAGACGATCGACGAGCTGGATCGGCTCAGTGCCGACCTCCCCGGGATAGCCACCACGGCACCCGTGATCGGCCCCGGGGTCCCCGCGCCGTCGACCCTCCTGCTGGCCATCATGAGCGGTTTCGAGCGACGCGGCCGCTGGAACGTGCCGAAGCGACTGACGTCGGTGGCGGTCTTCGGCGGCGGTGTGATCGATCTCCGCTACGCCGATTTCACGGCGACCGACGTCGAGATTCACTCGTACTCGATCTTCGGCGGCCAGACCATCCTGCTGCCGCCGGAGGTGAACGTCGACGTCCACGGCATCGGCGTCATGGGCTCCTTCGACCACGTCGGCGAAGAGGGCTCCCCCGGCGCGCCGCACATCACGATCCGCGGGTTCTCGCTCTGGGGCAGCGTCGGCGTGCGCCGCAAGAAGCGCAAGGCCCCGCCGGAGGACTAA
- the purN gene encoding phosphoribosylglycinamide formyltransferase produces MPPPLRVPASAPARLVVLASGTGSLLESLLEAAVGDYPARVVAVGTDRDCRALEVAAAASLPSYTVRLGDHADRQAWDAAITEATAAHQPDLVVSAGFMKILGPQFLSRFLGRVVNTHPALLPAFPGAHAVPDSLAYGVRVTGCTVHLVDAGMDTGPILAQEAVSVLDGDDEAALHERIKVVERRLLVEVLAAMATRGVTWTGRKAAIG; encoded by the coding sequence GTGCCGCCCCCGCTTCGTGTGCCCGCCAGTGCGCCGGCACGCCTGGTCGTCCTGGCGTCGGGCACGGGCTCACTGCTGGAATCGCTGCTCGAAGCGGCCGTCGGCGACTACCCCGCGCGTGTGGTCGCGGTCGGGACCGATCGTGACTGCCGGGCCCTCGAGGTCGCCGCAGCCGCGTCGCTGCCCAGCTACACGGTCCGGCTCGGTGACCATGCCGACCGACAGGCGTGGGATGCCGCGATCACCGAGGCGACGGCGGCGCACCAACCCGATCTCGTGGTGTCGGCCGGGTTCATGAAGATCCTTGGCCCGCAATTCCTCTCGCGCTTCCTCGGTCGGGTCGTCAACACGCATCCGGCGCTGCTGCCCGCCTTCCCCGGTGCGCACGCCGTGCCCGACTCACTGGCCTATGGCGTCCGCGTCACCGGCTGTACGGTGCACCTCGTCGACGCGGGGATGGACACCGGGCCGATCCTGGCGCAGGAGGCGGTGTCGGTGCTCGACGGCGACGACGAGGCCGCCCTGCACGAGCGGATCAAGGTCGTCGAGCGACGGCTGCTGGTGGAGGTACTCGCCGCGATGGCAACTCGCGGTGTGACGTGGACGGGACGAAAGGCAGCGATCGGATGA
- the purH gene encoding bifunctional phosphoribosylaminoimidazolecarboxamide formyltransferase/IMP cyclohydrolase, which yields MSDEGRRAIRRALISVYDKTGLAELARGLHDAGVAIVSTGSTAKTIAASGVPVTPVEDVTGFPEVLDGRVKTLHPRVHAGLLADTRKPEHLAALDELGVAAFELVVVNLYPFTETVESGANEDECVEQIDIGGPSMVRAAAKNHPSVAVVVEPLGYDGVLAAVRAGGFTLAQRKRLASLAFRHTAEYDVAVASWMGSTLAPESDAAGPPEWFGGTWKRAAVLRYGENPHQSAALYRDDSSWPGLAQAEQLHGKEMSYNNYTDADAAWRAAFDYEQTCVAIIKHANPCGIAVSSTSVADAHRKAHECDPLSAFGGVIAANTTVSVEMAETVADIFTEVIIAPAYEPGAVEILARKKNVRVLVASQPTIGGSEFRQVSGGLLVQQRDALDAPGDDPATWTLATGTPADPDTLADLVFAWRACRAVKSNAIVVAKNGATVGVGMGQVNRVDAARLAVERAGDRVRGAVASSDAFFPFPDGLEVLTAAGVKAIVHPGGSMRDDVVTQAAEAAGIALYLTGARHFAH from the coding sequence ATGAGCGACGAAGGCAGGCGGGCGATTCGGCGCGCGTTGATCAGCGTGTACGACAAGACGGGACTCGCGGAGTTGGCGCGTGGCCTGCACGACGCCGGCGTCGCGATCGTCTCGACCGGCTCCACCGCGAAGACCATTGCGGCCAGCGGTGTTCCGGTCACACCGGTCGAGGACGTCACCGGTTTCCCCGAGGTGCTCGATGGCCGCGTGAAGACCCTGCATCCGCGGGTGCACGCCGGGCTGCTGGCCGACACCCGCAAGCCCGAACACCTCGCCGCGCTCGACGAGCTCGGCGTCGCCGCCTTCGAGCTGGTGGTCGTCAACCTCTACCCGTTCACCGAGACCGTCGAATCCGGTGCCAACGAGGACGAGTGCGTCGAGCAGATCGACATAGGCGGCCCGTCGATGGTGCGTGCGGCCGCGAAGAACCATCCCAGTGTGGCGGTGGTCGTCGAGCCCCTGGGGTATGACGGTGTGCTCGCCGCTGTCCGGGCCGGCGGGTTCACGCTGGCCCAGCGGAAGCGGTTGGCGTCCTTGGCCTTTCGCCACACCGCCGAGTACGACGTCGCGGTCGCCAGCTGGATGGGTTCGACGCTGGCCCCCGAGTCCGACGCCGCCGGCCCCCCGGAGTGGTTCGGCGGGACCTGGAAGCGGGCGGCGGTGCTGCGCTACGGCGAGAACCCGCATCAGTCGGCGGCGCTCTACCGCGATGACTCGTCGTGGCCCGGCCTGGCGCAGGCGGAGCAGTTGCATGGCAAGGAGATGTCCTACAACAACTACACCGATGCCGACGCGGCCTGGCGCGCGGCGTTCGACTACGAGCAGACCTGCGTGGCGATCATCAAGCACGCCAACCCCTGCGGCATCGCCGTGTCGTCGACATCGGTCGCCGACGCTCACCGCAAGGCACACGAGTGCGATCCGCTCAGTGCGTTCGGTGGCGTGATCGCCGCCAACACGACAGTCAGCGTGGAGATGGCGGAAACGGTCGCCGACATCTTCACCGAGGTCATCATCGCGCCGGCGTACGAACCGGGTGCAGTCGAGATCCTGGCCCGCAAGAAGAACGTCCGCGTGCTGGTGGCATCCCAGCCGACGATCGGCGGCTCGGAGTTTCGTCAGGTCAGCGGAGGCCTGCTGGTGCAGCAGCGAGACGCGCTCGATGCGCCGGGTGACGACCCCGCCACCTGGACGCTCGCGACCGGGACACCCGCCGACCCCGACACCCTCGCCGACCTGGTCTTCGCCTGGCGCGCCTGCCGGGCGGTGAAGTCGAACGCCATCGTCGTCGCCAAGAACGGTGCGACTGTCGGCGTGGGAATGGGGCAGGTCAACCGGGTGGATGCCGCGCGGCTGGCCGTCGAGCGGGCCGGCGATCGCGTCCGTGGTGCCGTCGCGTCCTCGGATGCCTTCTTCCCGTTCCCCGACGGCCTCGAGGTGCTCACCGCCGCGGGTGTGAAGGCGATCGTCCATCCCGGCGGCTCGATGCGCGACGACGTCGTGACCCAGGCCGCCGAGGCCGCCGGCATCGCGCTGTACCTGACGGGGGCACGGCACTTCGCGCACTAG
- a CDS encoding cell division protein PerM, translated as MDNRPVGTRQARDLLRVAFGPSAIALVVIAAVVLVQLVIANSDLTGALGAIASMWLGVHGVPVSIGGAELGVMPLLPMLAMVWGTARTTAAATRAGTSWFVIRWIVASALGGPLLIAAIALAVIHDASSVLTALQTPSATLAFGAVLAVHFAGAVIGVGTRVSRRLRTMPHVPGWLPDAFRAASVGVLALFGLSGVIAAGSMVVHWGTMDSLFGITDSVFGQFSLTLLSMLYAPNVIVGTAAVAVGSSAHVGLATFSSFTVLGGDIPALPILAAAPSPPLGPIWVALLIAAAAAAVAVGQQCARRAVPLASAAAKLVTASAIAAVVMALLGHAGGGRLGNFGDVGVDQTTFGPAVFIWFVAVGGLTVVMSGGIGRRPKTRVAPAASAPATPPEPEPEPPEPQPGASVPDVEPPIEEVDEEEEIVAEIVVDEPAEFAPAFDEPTAHPAPARTPPPDVFDFDDDPEAHFFADDDAGSDEPQRPSD; from the coding sequence GTGGACAACCGGCCAGTCGGCACACGCCAGGCGCGCGACCTGCTCAGGGTCGCGTTCGGGCCGTCGGCCATCGCGCTGGTCGTCATCGCCGCGGTCGTGCTGGTGCAGTTGGTGATCGCCAACAGCGACCTGACCGGTGCGTTGGGCGCGATCGCGAGCATGTGGCTGGGCGTGCACGGGGTGCCGGTGTCCATCGGTGGCGCCGAACTGGGCGTCATGCCCCTGCTGCCGATGTTGGCCATGGTGTGGGGGACCGCCCGCACCACGGCCGCGGCTACCCGGGCCGGTACGTCATGGTTCGTCATCCGGTGGATCGTGGCGTCGGCGCTCGGCGGGCCGCTGCTGATCGCGGCGATCGCGCTGGCCGTGATCCACGATGCGTCCTCGGTGCTGACCGCGCTGCAGACGCCGAGTGCGACGCTGGCGTTCGGCGCCGTACTGGCAGTCCACTTCGCCGGAGCCGTGATCGGCGTCGGCACCAGGGTGTCCCGGCGGCTGCGGACCATGCCGCACGTGCCCGGCTGGCTACCCGACGCCTTCCGCGCGGCGTCGGTCGGGGTGCTCGCGCTGTTCGGCCTGTCCGGGGTCATCGCCGCCGGTTCGATGGTGGTGCACTGGGGCACGATGGACTCCCTGTTCGGGATCACCGACTCGGTGTTCGGGCAGTTCAGCCTGACGCTGCTGTCGATGCTGTATGCGCCCAACGTGATCGTCGGCACTGCGGCGGTCGCCGTCGGCTCCAGCGCCCACGTCGGTTTGGCGACCTTCAGTTCCTTCACGGTGCTGGGCGGTGACATCCCCGCCCTCCCGATTCTGGCCGCGGCGCCGAGCCCGCCGCTGGGACCGATCTGGGTGGCATTGCTGATCGCGGCGGCGGCGGCGGCCGTGGCGGTGGGCCAGCAGTGTGCCCGGCGGGCGGTGCCGTTGGCGTCGGCGGCGGCCAAACTGGTGACCGCCTCGGCGATCGCCGCGGTCGTGATGGCGCTGCTCGGCCATGCCGGGGGTGGGCGGCTGGGCAACTTCGGTGACGTCGGTGTCGACCAGACCACGTTCGGGCCCGCGGTATTCATCTGGTTCGTCGCGGTCGGCGGTCTGACCGTCGTGATGAGTGGCGGCATCGGCCGTCGGCCCAAGACCCGGGTGGCCCCCGCCGCTTCCGCTCCCGCCACGCCACCGGAGCCGGAGCCAGAGCCACCAGAGCCGCAGCCCGGGGCGTCGGTGCCGGACGTCGAGCCGCCCATCGAAGAAGTGGACGAAGAAGAGGAGATCGTGGCCGAGATCGTCGTCGACGAGCCGGCGGAGTTCGCGCCGGCCTTCGACGAACCGACGGCCCATCCCGCGCCCGCTCGGACACCCCCGCCGGACGTCTTCGACTTCGACGACGACCCCGAGGCGCACTTCTTCGCCGATGACGACGCAGGCAGCGACGAGCCGCAGCGCCCGTCCGATTAG
- the sfnG gene encoding dimethylsulfone monooxygenase SfnG — MTTERIADHVKFAYWVPNVSGGLVTSDIEQRTDWNYEYNRKLAQTAENNGFEYALSQVRYEASYGAEYQHESTSFSLALLLATERLKVIAAVHPGLWQPAVLAKLGATADQLSGGRFAVNVVSGWFKDEFTHLGEPWLEHDERYRRSAEFLQVLRKIWTEDDVDFRGDFYRIHDFTLKPKPVNTPERPNPEIFQGGNSTAARRNGGLYSDWYFSNGKDFAGITEQVIEVRDHARTVEREVKVGLNGFIIARDTEREARDTLREIIEKANKPAVEGFRGAVQQAGNSTGDKKGMWADSSFEDLVQYNDGFRTQLIGTPEQIAERIAAYRKRGVDLILGGFLHFQEEIEYFGAKVLPLVREIEQSEEDSRDRPVLVSA, encoded by the coding sequence ATGACCACCGAGCGCATCGCCGACCACGTCAAGTTCGCCTACTGGGTGCCCAATGTCAGCGGCGGGCTGGTGACGAGCGACATCGAGCAACGCACCGACTGGAACTACGAATACAACCGGAAACTCGCGCAGACGGCGGAGAACAACGGCTTCGAGTACGCACTGTCGCAGGTGCGCTACGAAGCCAGCTATGGCGCCGAGTACCAGCACGAGTCGACCAGCTTCAGCCTCGCGCTCCTGCTGGCCACCGAGCGACTGAAGGTCATCGCCGCCGTTCACCCCGGCTTGTGGCAGCCCGCCGTGCTGGCGAAGCTCGGTGCGACCGCGGATCAGCTCTCTGGCGGCCGGTTCGCCGTCAACGTCGTCTCTGGCTGGTTCAAGGACGAGTTCACCCACCTCGGCGAGCCCTGGCTGGAACACGACGAGCGGTACCGCCGCAGTGCCGAGTTCCTCCAGGTGCTGCGCAAGATCTGGACCGAGGACGACGTTGATTTCCGCGGCGACTTCTACCGAATCCACGACTTCACCCTGAAGCCCAAGCCCGTCAACACGCCCGAGCGGCCCAATCCCGAGATCTTCCAAGGGGGTAACTCGACGGCGGCGCGACGCAACGGCGGCCTGTACTCGGACTGGTACTTCTCCAACGGCAAGGACTTCGCCGGGATCACCGAGCAGGTCATCGAGGTACGCGACCACGCCCGCACCGTCGAGCGCGAGGTGAAGGTCGGTCTCAACGGCTTCATCATTGCCCGCGATACCGAAAGGGAGGCAAGGGACACCCTGCGCGAGATCATCGAGAAGGCGAACAAGCCTGCCGTCGAGGGGTTTCGGGGCGCCGTTCAGCAGGCGGGCAACTCGACCGGGGACAAGAAGGGCATGTGGGCCGACTCCAGTTTCGAGGACCTGGTGCAGTACAACGACGGCTTCCGCACACAGTTGATCGGCACGCCCGAACAGATCGCCGAACGCATCGCCGCCTACCGCAAGCGGGGCGTTGATCTGATCCTCGGCGGCTTCCTCCACTTCCAGGAGGAGATCGAGTACTTCGGTGCGAAGGTCCTCCCCCTGGTACGCGAAATCGAGCAATCCGAAGAGGATTCGCGCGACCGGCCGGTGTTGGTCTCCGCCTGA
- a CDS encoding sigma 54-interacting transcriptional regulator, which translates to MTSPNDLPRTLGELRASGHRERGVKTEIRENLLTALGEGRDVWTGILGFEDTVIPQLERALIAEHDVVLLGERGQGKTRLLRSLTNLLDEWTPVIEGSELHEHPYTPITPESIRRAASSGDDLPIGWLHRSERYTEKLATPDTSVADLVGDIDPIKVAEGRSLGDPETIAFGLIPRAHRGIVAINELPDLAERIQVSMLNVMEERDIQVRGYTLRLPLDVLVVASANPEDYTNRGRIITPLKDRFGAEIRTHYPLALEAEVGVIKQESHLPAAVPDYLLQILARFARALRESQSVDQRSGVSARFAIAAAETVAAAATHRSAILGEQDPVARVVDLGTIIDVLRGKLEFESGEEGREQAVLEHLLRRATADTAQRLLGGLDVGPLVTAVEQGAPVTTGERVSAKDVLAALPDLPVVDAVAERLGAQSDGERAAALELALEALYLAKRIDKVSGEGETIYG; encoded by the coding sequence GTGACATCACCTAACGATCTTCCCCGCACTCTCGGCGAGCTGCGCGCCTCCGGGCATCGCGAACGGGGCGTGAAGACCGAAATCCGGGAGAACCTGCTGACCGCGCTCGGCGAGGGCCGTGACGTGTGGACCGGCATCCTGGGCTTCGAGGACACCGTCATCCCGCAGTTGGAGCGCGCGCTGATCGCCGAACACGACGTGGTGCTGCTCGGCGAGCGGGGTCAGGGCAAGACCCGTCTGCTGCGATCGCTGACGAACCTGCTCGACGAGTGGACGCCCGTCATCGAGGGATCCGAACTCCACGAACACCCGTACACGCCGATAACCCCGGAGTCGATCCGTCGGGCGGCGTCCTCCGGCGACGACCTGCCCATCGGGTGGCTGCATCGCAGCGAGCGCTACACCGAGAAGCTGGCCACCCCCGACACCAGCGTCGCCGACCTGGTCGGCGACATCGACCCCATCAAGGTGGCCGAGGGCCGCAGCCTCGGCGATCCGGAGACCATCGCGTTCGGTCTGATCCCGCGGGCGCACCGCGGCATCGTCGCGATCAACGAGCTGCCCGACCTCGCCGAGCGCATCCAGGTGTCGATGCTCAACGTCATGGAGGAGCGCGACATCCAGGTCCGCGGCTACACCCTGCGGCTGCCGCTCGACGTTCTCGTCGTCGCCAGCGCCAACCCCGAGGACTACACCAACCGCGGTCGCATCATCACGCCGCTCAAGGACCGGTTCGGCGCCGAGATCCGGACGCACTATCCGCTGGCGCTCGAGGCGGAGGTCGGGGTCATCAAGCAGGAGTCCCACCTCCCCGCGGCGGTGCCGGACTACCTGCTGCAGATCCTGGCCCGCTTCGCCCGCGCGCTTCGTGAGTCGCAGTCGGTCGACCAGCGCTCCGGGGTGTCGGCGCGGTTTGCGATCGCGGCGGCCGAGACGGTCGCCGCCGCTGCCACCCACCGCTCGGCGATCCTCGGCGAGCAGGATCCCGTCGCGCGGGTGGTCGATCTGGGCACCATCATCGACGTGCTGCGCGGCAAACTGGAGTTCGAGTCCGGCGAGGAGGGGCGTGAGCAGGCGGTGCTCGAACACCTGCTGCGGCGGGCGACGGCCGACACGGCGCAACGGCTGCTCGGCGGACTGGACGTGGGTCCGTTGGTCACCGCGGTCGAGCAGGGCGCCCCGGTCACGACGGGTGAGCGCGTGTCGGCCAAGGACGTCCTGGCCGCGCTGCCGGACCTGCCGGTCGTCGACGCCGTCGCCGAACGCCTCGGCGCGCAGTCCGACGGTGAACGTGCCGCAGCCCTGGAGTTAGCGCTCGAGGCGCTGTATCTGGCGAAGCGCATCGACAAGGTCTCCGGCGAGGGTGAAACCATCTATGGCTAG
- a CDS encoding VWA domain-containing protein, whose translation MARNTSRYSRYTGGPDPLAPPVDLRDALAQIGQDVMEGSSPRRALSELMRRGTENMRGADRLAAEANRKRRELLERNNLDGTLQEIKKLLDEAVLAERKELARALDDDARFNELQLEALPPSPAKAVQELSEYDWRSDEARQKYEQIKDLMGREMLDQRFAGMKEALENATDEDRKRVNDMLDDLNELLDKHAGGQDTPEDFQDFMDKHGEFFPENPKNIDELLDSLAKRAAAAQRFRNSLSADQRAELDALSQQAFGSPSLTNALNKLDQHLQNARPGEDWDGSERFNGDNPMGMGEGAQALADIGELEQLAEQLSQSYAGAQMDDVDLDMLARQLGDQAAVDARTLSELERALMNQGFLDRDADGQWRLSPKAMRQLGQMILRDVAQQLSGRHGERDTRRAGAAGELTGATRPWQFGDTEPWNVTRTLTNAVLRQAGTGVAELPMRITVDDVEISETEQRTQSVVALLVDTSFSMVMENRWLPMKRTALALHQLISTRFRSDDLQIIAFGRYARTVSAAELTGLEGVYEQGTNLHHALALASRHLRRHPNAQPVVLVVTDGEPTAHLEDYGRDEGGTSVFFDYPPHPRTIAHTVKGFDEIARLGAQVTIFRLGSDPGLARFIDQVARRVEGRVVVPDLDGLGAAVVGDYLRSRRRR comes from the coding sequence ATGGCTAGAAACACGTCGCGCTACTCGCGATACACGGGCGGGCCCGACCCGCTCGCGCCGCCGGTCGACCTGCGCGACGCGCTCGCGCAGATCGGGCAGGACGTCATGGAGGGCAGCTCACCGCGACGTGCGCTCTCCGAGCTGATGCGCCGCGGTACCGAGAACATGCGCGGCGCCGACCGGCTGGCCGCCGAGGCCAATCGCAAGCGACGAGAACTGTTGGAGCGCAACAATCTCGACGGCACGCTGCAGGAGATCAAGAAGCTGCTCGACGAGGCGGTGCTGGCCGAACGCAAAGAGCTCGCCCGCGCGCTCGATGATGACGCCCGCTTCAACGAGCTGCAACTCGAGGCCTTGCCGCCGTCACCCGCGAAGGCCGTTCAGGAACTGTCTGAGTACGACTGGCGCAGCGACGAGGCGCGGCAGAAGTACGAGCAGATCAAGGACCTCATGGGTCGCGAGATGCTCGACCAGCGTTTCGCGGGTATGAAGGAGGCCCTCGAGAACGCCACCGACGAGGATCGGAAGCGCGTCAACGACATGCTCGACGACCTGAACGAGTTGCTCGACAAGCACGCCGGTGGGCAGGACACGCCCGAAGACTTTCAAGACTTCATGGACAAGCACGGCGAGTTCTTTCCGGAGAATCCGAAGAACATCGACGAGCTTCTCGATTCGCTGGCCAAGCGCGCGGCCGCCGCACAACGGTTCCGAAACAGCCTGTCCGCCGACCAGCGTGCCGAACTGGATGCGTTGTCGCAGCAGGCCTTTGGCTCACCGTCGCTGACCAATGCCCTGAACAAACTGGACCAGCACCTGCAGAACGCCAGGCCCGGCGAGGACTGGGACGGCTCCGAGCGGTTCAACGGTGACAACCCGATGGGCATGGGGGAGGGCGCGCAGGCGCTCGCCGACATCGGGGAGCTCGAGCAGCTCGCCGAGCAGCTGAGCCAGAGCTACGCCGGCGCCCAGATGGACGACGTCGATCTCGACATGCTGGCCCGCCAGCTCGGCGATCAGGCTGCGGTCGACGCCCGCACGCTGTCCGAACTCGAACGCGCGCTGATGAATCAGGGATTCCTCGATCGTGACGCCGACGGTCAGTGGCGACTGTCACCCAAGGCCATGCGGCAACTGGGCCAAATGATCCTTCGCGATGTGGCGCAACAGCTTTCGGGCCGCCACGGTGAACGCGACACCCGTCGCGCCGGTGCGGCCGGTGAACTGACGGGTGCCACCAGGCCGTGGCAGTTCGGCGATACCGAGCCGTGGAACGTCACGCGCACGTTGACCAATGCGGTACTGCGCCAAGCCGGTACGGGCGTCGCGGAGCTGCCGATGCGGATCACCGTCGACGACGTCGAGATCTCCGAGACCGAGCAGCGAACCCAGTCCGTGGTGGCGCTGCTGGTCGATACGTCGTTCTCGATGGTGATGGAGAACCGCTGGCTGCCCATGAAGCGCACCGCGCTGGCGTTGCACCAGCTCATCAGCACGCGGTTCCGCTCCGACGATCTGCAGATCATCGCGTTCGGCCGGTACGCGCGCACGGTCAGCGCCGCCGAGCTGACCGGGCTGGAGGGTGTGTACGAGCAGGGCACCAACCTGCACCACGCGTTGGCGCTGGCATCGCGGCACCTGCGTCGGCACCCCAATGCGCAACCGGTGGTCCTCGTCGTCACCGACGGTGAGCCGACGGCCCACCTAGAGGACTACGGGCGTGACGAGGGCGGTACTTCCGTGTTCTTCGATTACCCGCCGCACCCGCGCACCATCGCCCACACGGTTAAGGGTTTCGACGAGATCGCCCGCCTTGGGGCGCAGGTGACGATCTTCCGGCTCGGCAGTGATCCGGGTCTGGCGCGCTTCATCGATCAGGTGGCGCGACGGGTGGAGGGACGGGTCGTCGTGCCCGACCTCGACGGGTTGGGGGCCGCCGTCGTTGGCGACTACCTACGCTCGCGTCGCAGGCGTTAG
- a CDS encoding DUF5336 domain-containing protein, whose amino-acid sequence MSYPSGQPGNSGYPSGQPQSQYNATTQQFGQTPEAAPAGPSKLPLYLAVAVAVLGFATYLASFGPVFTINAPNLPGFGPIGGSVSATPIGITLATAVALTAGLLAAVSLLPKQGRHNAWVAVLSVLALLIVLSQIVGVPSGVSFGWALYLLIAFTLLQALAAVAALLLDAGVITAPVPKPKYEQQPYGQYGAPGSYYGQPQHGGPPQQGLPQQRGGYPQQYSGYPAGPSTGGFGAQPAQQSPPQQSGPPTPPTGFPAFGQPQGGTGSQPTQSFESQPPQQQPAPQSTPPPS is encoded by the coding sequence ATGTCGTATCCATCCGGCCAGCCCGGTAACTCCGGCTACCCGTCTGGGCAGCCGCAGTCGCAGTACAACGCAACCACTCAGCAGTTCGGCCAGACGCCGGAGGCTGCCCCCGCGGGGCCGAGCAAGCTTCCGCTGTATCTCGCCGTCGCGGTGGCCGTTCTCGGTTTCGCCACGTATCTGGCCAGCTTCGGCCCGGTGTTCACCATCAACGCGCCGAACCTGCCTGGCTTCGGCCCCATCGGCGGTTCGGTCAGTGCCACGCCCATCGGCATCACCCTGGCCACCGCGGTGGCGTTGACGGCCGGTCTGCTGGCCGCCGTCAGCCTCTTGCCCAAGCAAGGCAGGCATAACGCCTGGGTCGCCGTCCTGTCGGTGCTGGCGTTGCTGATCGTGCTCTCGCAGATCGTCGGTGTGCCCTCGGGTGTGTCCTTCGGTTGGGCGCTCTACCTGCTGATCGCCTTCACGCTGCTGCAGGCGCTCGCCGCCGTCGCCGCGCTGCTGCTGGACGCGGGTGTCATCACCGCGCCGGTGCCGAAGCCGAAGTACGAACAGCAGCCCTACGGCCAATACGGCGCGCCGGGGTCGTACTACGGTCAGCCGCAGCACGGCGGACCGCCGCAGCAGGGCCTGCCGCAGCAGCGCGGCGGTTACCCACAGCAGTACAGCGGCTACCCGGCCGGCCCGTCCACCGGCGGCTTCGGTGCTCAGCCGGCTCAGCAGAGCCCACCGCAGCAGAGTGGACCGCCGACGCCTCCCACGGGTTTCCCGGCCTTCGGTCAGCCGCAGGGCGGGACGGGGTCACAGCCGACGCAGTCCTTCGAAAGTCAGCCACCACAGCAGCAGCCTGCGCCGCAATCGACTCCGCCGCCGTCATAA
- a CDS encoding enoyl-CoA hydratase family protein, with product MLVTYAVDGAVARLTLDSPHNRNALSTALVRQLHDGLAAAQADPHVRCVVLGHSGGTFCAGADLSEAAGGDPGQLALDRAREMTGLLRAIVASPMPVIGAVDGHVRAGGLGLIGACDIVVAGPSSTFALTEARIGVAPSIISLTLLPKMSARAAGRYFVTGEKFGAVEAQTIGLITTAADDLDATVASLVTEIAKGSPQGLAASKALTTAAVLARFDADAEALTMQSAQLFVSDEAREGMTAFLEKRPPRWVTEGGARTLL from the coding sequence ATGCTCGTCACCTACGCGGTCGACGGCGCGGTCGCCCGCCTGACGCTGGACTCACCGCACAATCGCAATGCGCTGTCGACGGCGCTGGTGCGACAGCTGCACGACGGCCTCGCCGCTGCACAGGCCGATCCCCACGTGCGATGCGTGGTGCTCGGCCACAGCGGCGGCACCTTCTGCGCGGGCGCCGACTTGAGCGAGGCAGCGGGCGGCGACCCCGGCCAGCTGGCGTTGGACAGGGCTCGCGAGATGACCGGGCTGCTACGCGCCATCGTCGCCTCACCGATGCCCGTCATCGGGGCTGTGGACGGTCACGTGCGGGCAGGCGGCCTCGGTCTGATCGGCGCCTGCGACATCGTCGTCGCGGGTCCGTCGAGCACCTTCGCGCTCACCGAGGCGCGCATCGGGGTGGCGCCGTCGATCATCTCGTTGACGCTGTTGCCCAAGATGTCGGCCCGCGCGGCGGGGCGCTACTTCGTCACCGGCGAGAAGTTCGGCGCCGTGGAGGCCCAGACCATCGGGCTGATCACCACCGCGGCCGACGACTTGGACGCGACCGTGGCCTCGCTGGTGACCGAGATCGCGAAGGGTTCACCGCAGGGTCTGGCCGCGTCGAAAGCGCTGACGACGGCGGCGGTGCTGGCGAGGTTCGACGCCGACGCCGAGGCGCTGACGATGCAGTCGGCCCAGTTGTTCGTCTCCGACGAGGCCCGGGAGGGGATGACGGCCTTCCTGGAGAAGCGCCCGCCGCGATGGGTGACCGAAGGCGGCGCGAGGACCCTTTTATGA